From the Deltaproteobacteria bacterium genome, one window contains:
- a CDS encoding ATP-binding protein → MSPESQLAVAALVSILLFASGAVSSRLWMHRRSGRAGGAGRGIDVAGDADDLAALRREVDAVRSELDEIHSSVSHDLRSPIGAALNFLTVFEEDHGARLDADGRAILARVRRSANAALTLLDGLARLARVGRRPLERQLVDVDALVRASFAAALPAGRAVELLVAGPLPPVVADPILLQTAFEELLANALQFTRSREKARITVGARTSQDGVEYWVADDGIGFDPRFASKLFHVFERLHPREEFAGAGAGLAVVRRVAERHGGRVCAEAELERGATIRLLLPAPATGAGP, encoded by the coding sequence ATGAGCCCCGAGAGCCAGCTGGCGGTGGCCGCCCTCGTCTCCATCCTGCTCTTCGCCTCGGGGGCGGTCTCGAGCCGGCTGTGGATGCACCGCCGGAGCGGCCGCGCCGGCGGAGCCGGCCGCGGCATCGACGTCGCCGGGGACGCGGACGACCTGGCGGCCCTGCGCCGCGAGGTGGACGCCGTCCGCAGCGAGCTCGACGAGATCCACTCCTCGGTCTCCCACGACCTGCGCTCGCCGATCGGCGCCGCCCTGAACTTCCTCACGGTGTTCGAGGAGGACCACGGCGCCCGGCTCGACGCCGACGGGCGGGCGATCCTCGCGCGCGTCCGCCGCAGCGCGAACGCCGCCCTGACCCTGCTCGACGGCCTGGCGCGTCTTGCGCGGGTCGGGCGCCGGCCGCTCGAGAGGCAGCTCGTGGACGTGGACGCCCTGGTGCGCGCCTCGTTCGCGGCGGCCCTGCCCGCCGGGCGCGCCGTCGAGCTCCTGGTGGCGGGCCCGCTTCCGCCGGTGGTCGCCGACCCCATCCTGCTGCAGACCGCCTTCGAGGAGCTGCTCGCGAACGCGCTCCAGTTCACCCGGAGCCGCGAGAAGGCGCGCATCACGGTCGGGGCGCGGACCAGCCAGGACGGCGTCGAGTACTGGGTGGCCGACGACGGGATCGGCTTCGACCCGCGCTTTGCGAGCAAGCTCTTCCACGTCTTCGAGCGCCTGCACCCGCGCGAGGAGTTCGCCGGAGCCGGCGCCGGGCTCGCCGTGGTGCGGCGTGTCGCGGAGCGCCACGGCGGGCGCGTGTGCGCCGAGGCCGAGCTCGAGCGCGGCGCGACGATCCGGCTCTTGCTCCCTGCGCCCGCCACGGGGGCCGGGCCGTGA
- a CDS encoding sigma-54 dependent transcriptional regulator encodes MDAIKALLVDDEPDFRESLALLVKREGFAVEEADSLAGARARLAEGPVDVVLIDLGLPDGDGLELVRDEEYAGAAFVVITGHASVDSAVSALREGAADYLSKPVDRARLASVLAHVARQRALHAEVSTLRGELRAMGRFGALIGRSAPMQQVYDLIARVAPTQASVFVTGESGTGKELVAETVHAMSKRRDGPFVAVNCGAISPTLIESELFGHERGSFTGADRRRRGYFEQAGGGTLLLDEITEMPIELQVKLLRVLESGGLTRVGSSEVLPVDVRVIAASNRDPQKAVQEGILREDLLYRLCVFPIHLPRLRERGDDIEVLAQHFLALVNRKEGSAKRWDDAALARLREYEWPGNVRELRNAVERAAILADSSIRPEDLPPGPRAGYGAAAARPAPSEGDGTVLRIEVGEPIAAAERRLILATLEQLHGDKKRAAELLGISLKTLYNRLAVYAAAQSGKP; translated from the coding sequence ATGGACGCGATCAAGGCACTGCTCGTCGACGACGAGCCGGACTTCCGCGAGAGCCTGGCGCTGCTCGTGAAGCGCGAGGGCTTCGCCGTCGAGGAGGCGGACTCCCTCGCGGGCGCGCGGGCGCGGCTCGCCGAAGGGCCGGTGGACGTGGTCCTGATCGACCTCGGCCTGCCGGACGGCGACGGGCTCGAGCTGGTGCGCGACGAGGAGTACGCCGGCGCGGCCTTCGTGGTGATCACGGGGCACGCGAGCGTCGACTCGGCGGTGAGCGCGCTGCGCGAGGGCGCGGCCGACTACCTGAGCAAGCCGGTCGACCGCGCGCGCCTCGCGAGCGTGCTCGCCCACGTCGCGCGCCAGCGCGCCCTGCACGCCGAGGTGTCGACCCTGCGCGGGGAGCTGCGCGCGATGGGCCGCTTCGGGGCGCTGATCGGCCGCTCGGCGCCGATGCAGCAGGTCTACGACCTGATCGCGCGGGTGGCGCCGACCCAGGCGAGCGTGTTCGTGACCGGCGAGAGCGGCACCGGCAAGGAGCTGGTGGCCGAGACCGTGCACGCGATGAGCAAGCGGCGCGACGGCCCCTTCGTGGCCGTGAACTGCGGCGCCATCTCCCCGACCCTGATCGAGAGCGAGCTCTTCGGCCACGAGCGCGGCAGCTTCACCGGCGCCGACCGCCGGCGCCGCGGCTACTTCGAGCAGGCCGGCGGCGGCACCCTGCTGCTCGACGAGATCACCGAGATGCCGATCGAGCTGCAGGTGAAGCTGCTGCGCGTGCTCGAGAGCGGCGGCCTCACGCGGGTCGGCTCCAGCGAGGTGCTGCCGGTCGACGTACGCGTGATCGCCGCCTCCAACCGCGACCCGCAGAAGGCGGTGCAGGAGGGGATCCTGCGCGAGGACCTCCTGTACCGGCTGTGCGTGTTCCCGATCCACCTGCCGCGGCTGCGCGAGCGCGGCGACGACATCGAGGTGCTCGCCCAGCACTTCCTCGCGCTGGTGAACCGCAAGGAGGGGTCGGCCAAGCGCTGGGACGACGCCGCGCTCGCCCGGCTGCGCGAGTACGAGTGGCCGGGCAACGTGCGCGAGCTGCGCAACGCGGTGGAGCGGGCGGCGATCCTGGCCGACTCGTCGATCCGGCCGGAGGACCTGCCGCCCGGACCGCGGGCGGGCTACGGCGCGGCGGCGGCGAGGCCGGCGCCGTCGGAGGGGGACGGTACGGTCCTGCGCATCGAGGTCGGCGAGCCCATCGCCGCGGCCGAGCGCCGGCTCATCCTCGCCACGCTCGAGCAGCTCCACGGCGACAAGAAGCGCGCCGCCGAGCTGCTCGGGATCAGCCTGAAGACGCTCTACAACCGGCTCGCGGTGTACGCGGCGGCGCAGTCCGGCAAGCCCTGA
- a CDS encoding response regulator, whose protein sequence is MSRPLLLLVDDDADDVTIALRAIGRAGLPVEVETCSNGREALEALHLSEGGGEPLRPQVIFLDLRMPQVDGFEVLRRLRDAPRTRGIPVVVISSSQQPEDVRRSYELGANSYLVKRIDPRAPGAWLAEAARYWMLLNQHPE, encoded by the coding sequence GTGAGCCGCCCGCTGCTGCTGCTGGTCGACGACGACGCCGACGACGTGACGATCGCGCTGCGCGCGATCGGCCGCGCCGGCCTGCCCGTCGAGGTGGAGACCTGCAGCAACGGCCGCGAGGCGCTCGAAGCGCTGCACCTGTCGGAGGGCGGCGGCGAGCCGCTGCGACCCCAGGTGATCTTCCTCGACCTTCGCATGCCACAGGTCGACGGCTTCGAGGTGCTGCGCCGCCTGCGCGACGCACCGCGCACGCGCGGCATCCCGGTGGTGGTGATCTCGTCCTCGCAGCAGCCGGAGGACGTGCGGCGCAGCTACGAGCTCGGGGCCAACAGCTACCTCGTGAAGCGCATCGACCCGCGCGCGCCGGGGGCCTGGCTCGCCGAGGCGGCGCGCTACTGGATGCTGCTCAACCAGCACCCGGAGTGA
- a CDS encoding TIGR03564 family F420-dependent LLM class oxidoreductase, with the protein MKIGIGSLLVGNPETTLDALVGEVRQAESDGFAFFSLPNIFGFDAISVLTLAGRETRRIELATGVTPTPPRHPFAIAQQALTAQAACGGRFVLGIGLSHKVVIENMLGLSYAHPARQMREYLEVLMPLVQGKPAAFSGELYRVQGALQVKGGAPVPVVVAALGPKLLALAGRLADGTATWMTGLRTLADHTVPTIRRAARDAGRGEPRIVAALPIAITGDPAGARAAASQVFAIYGQLPSYRAMLDREGAASPGDVALVGDEAAVRAGLARLREAGVTHFAASLFPADGGAVARTRAFLRAELPS; encoded by the coding sequence ATGAAGATCGGGATCGGCAGCCTCCTCGTCGGCAACCCCGAGACCACGCTCGACGCCCTCGTCGGCGAGGTGCGGCAGGCCGAGAGCGACGGCTTCGCGTTCTTCTCGCTGCCCAACATCTTCGGGTTCGACGCGATCTCGGTCCTGACCCTCGCCGGGCGCGAGACGCGCCGCATCGAGCTCGCGACCGGTGTCACGCCCACCCCTCCGCGCCATCCCTTCGCGATCGCGCAGCAGGCGCTGACGGCGCAGGCGGCCTGTGGCGGGCGCTTCGTGCTCGGCATCGGGCTCTCGCACAAGGTCGTGATCGAGAACATGCTCGGGCTCTCCTACGCCCACCCCGCCCGGCAGATGCGCGAGTACCTCGAGGTCCTGATGCCGCTCGTACAGGGCAAGCCGGCCGCGTTCTCGGGCGAGCTCTACCGGGTCCAGGGCGCGCTCCAGGTGAAGGGCGGCGCACCGGTGCCGGTCGTGGTCGCCGCGCTCGGCCCGAAGCTGCTCGCGCTCGCCGGCCGGCTCGCCGACGGCACCGCCACCTGGATGACGGGCCTGCGTACCCTGGCCGATCACACCGTGCCGACGATCCGCCGTGCCGCCCGCGACGCGGGGCGGGGCGAGCCGCGCATCGTCGCCGCGCTCCCGATCGCGATCACGGGCGACCCGGCCGGGGCGCGTGCGGCCGCGAGCCAGGTGTTCGCGATCTACGGGCAGCTTCCGAGCTATCGCGCGATGCTGGACCGCGAGGGCGCCGCGAGCCCCGGCGACGTGGCCCTGGTCGGCGACGAGGCGGCCGTGCGCGCGGGCCTCGCCCGGCTGCGCGAGGCCGGGGTCACGCACTTCGCAGCCAGCCTCTTCCCTGCCGACGGCGGCGCCGTCGCGCGCACCCGCGCCTTCCTGCGCGCCGAGCTTCCCTCGTAG
- a CDS encoding peptide chain release factor 3 has protein sequence MDHPQQRTIAREVARRRTFAIISHPDAGKTTLTEKLLLYGGAVREAGAVRAQKAARHATSDWLELEKQRGISVSSSVLHFEHHGFRVNLLDTPGHRDFSEDTYRTLVAADSAVMLIDAAKGVEAQTRKLFEVCRLRRIPIFTFVNKMDRDGREPLALIGEIEEVLGIDAVPLCWPIGAGRDFRGVYDRQARAALLFSGGHHGTLQVDERRVAGEPETPALREALGPFAGTVADALALLDGAGAAFDRAAVAAGRQTPVFFGSALTNYGVLPFLDRFLELAPPPGPRTSTRGRIDPVAHPFSGFVFKIQANMDPDHRDRVAFVRICSGRFERGATTVHARTGKPVRLTRSTLVMAQEREQVDEAFPGDVVGLFDPGSFRIGDTLCDEGDFSYDGIPSFSPEHFARVEVAEVMKRKALAKGLEQLAQEGVVQLFAEPGSGSSAPILGAVGPLQFEVLQHRLATEYRVALQLTPLPWTLARWPRAGFDPEAFRFSDSVRVVEDRDGSPVLLFRSPWNLQVTRDKYPALVLAETGDGTRRPGAEG, from the coding sequence ATGGACCATCCCCAGCAACGGACGATCGCGCGGGAGGTCGCGCGGCGGCGCACCTTCGCGATCATCTCGCACCCGGACGCCGGCAAGACCACGCTCACCGAGAAGCTCCTGCTCTACGGTGGCGCGGTGCGCGAGGCCGGCGCGGTACGCGCGCAGAAGGCCGCCCGCCACGCCACCAGCGACTGGCTCGAGCTCGAGAAGCAACGCGGGATCTCGGTGTCGTCGTCGGTGCTGCACTTCGAGCATCACGGCTTCCGCGTGAACCTGCTCGACACGCCCGGCCACCGCGACTTCAGCGAGGACACCTACCGCACGCTGGTGGCCGCCGACTCCGCGGTGATGCTGATCGACGCCGCCAAGGGCGTCGAGGCCCAGACGCGCAAGCTCTTCGAGGTGTGCCGGCTGCGCCGGATCCCGATCTTCACCTTCGTCAACAAGATGGACCGCGACGGGCGCGAGCCGCTCGCGCTGATCGGCGAGATCGAGGAGGTGCTCGGGATCGACGCGGTGCCGCTCTGCTGGCCGATCGGCGCGGGCCGCGACTTCCGTGGCGTGTACGACCGGCAGGCACGGGCGGCGCTGCTCTTCTCGGGCGGCCACCACGGGACCCTCCAGGTGGACGAGCGGCGCGTGGCCGGCGAGCCCGAGACGCCGGCCCTGCGCGAGGCGCTCGGCCCCTTCGCGGGCACCGTCGCCGACGCCCTCGCGCTGCTCGACGGCGCCGGTGCCGCCTTCGACCGCGCCGCCGTCGCGGCGGGCCGCCAGACCCCTGTCTTCTTCGGCAGCGCGCTCACCAACTACGGCGTGCTGCCCTTCCTCGACCGCTTCCTCGAGCTGGCGCCGCCGCCCGGCCCGCGCACCTCGACGCGCGGCCGGATCGACCCGGTGGCGCACCCCTTCAGCGGCTTCGTGTTCAAGATCCAGGCGAACATGGATCCCGACCACCGCGACCGGGTGGCGTTCGTGCGGATCTGCTCGGGCCGCTTCGAGCGCGGCGCGACGACCGTGCACGCGCGCACCGGCAAGCCCGTGCGCCTCACCCGCTCGACGCTCGTGATGGCGCAGGAGCGCGAGCAGGTGGACGAGGCCTTCCCCGGCGACGTCGTCGGGCTCTTCGACCCGGGCAGCTTCCGGATCGGCGACACCCTCTGCGACGAGGGCGACTTCTCGTACGACGGGATCCCGAGCTTCTCGCCCGAGCACTTCGCGCGCGTCGAGGTCGCCGAGGTGATGAAGCGCAAGGCGCTCGCGAAGGGGCTCGAGCAGCTCGCGCAGGAGGGCGTGGTCCAGCTCTTCGCCGAGCCCGGCTCGGGCAGCTCGGCGCCGATCCTGGGTGCCGTCGGGCCGCTCCAGTTCGAGGTGCTCCAACACCGGCTCGCGACGGAGTACCGGGTGGCGCTCCAGCTGACGCCGCTCCCCTGGACCCTCGCGCGCTGGCCGCGCGCAGGCTTCGACCCGGAGGCCTTCCGCTTCTCGGACTCGGTGCGGGTGGTGGAGGACCGTGACGGCAGCCCGGTGCTGCTCTTCCGCTCGCCCTGGAACCTCCAGGTCACGCGTGACAAGTACCCCGCGCTGGTGCTCGCGGAGACGGGGGACGGCACCCGACGCCCCGGCGCGGAGGGCTGA
- a CDS encoding NYN domain-containing protein produces MSDEPLIAVFVDFENLALGARGMKGGRFQIDLVLKRLLEKGRIVYKRAYCDWSRYREHVREFHGQGVELVDIPQTRQSGKNSADIRMVVDAIDLCYAKGHIDVFALLSGDSDFSPLVYKLKENEKRVIGCGVRNSTSELLVASCDEFLFYDDLLKAQTERPARKRTREREGQAADPALDRLVEIVRSLEQDYDPIWGSIVKQTMRRVDPGFNEAQSGYRSFGELLQAAESKGLIHLDYDPSRGNYKVRLAAV; encoded by the coding sequence TTGTCCGACGAGCCGCTGATCGCCGTCTTCGTCGATTTCGAGAACCTGGCGCTCGGTGCGCGCGGCATGAAGGGCGGGCGCTTCCAGATCGACCTCGTGCTCAAGCGGCTGCTCGAGAAGGGCCGGATCGTCTACAAGCGCGCCTACTGCGACTGGAGCCGCTACCGCGAGCACGTGCGCGAGTTCCACGGCCAGGGCGTCGAGCTGGTGGACATCCCCCAGACCCGCCAGAGCGGCAAGAACAGCGCCGACATCCGGATGGTCGTGGACGCGATCGACCTCTGCTACGCGAAGGGCCACATCGACGTCTTCGCGCTGCTCTCGGGCGACAGCGACTTCTCGCCGCTCGTCTACAAGCTCAAGGAGAACGAGAAGCGCGTGATCGGCTGCGGCGTCCGCAACTCCACCTCCGAGCTGCTGGTGGCGAGCTGCGACGAGTTCCTCTTCTACGACGACCTCCTGAAGGCGCAGACCGAGCGTCCGGCGCGCAAGCGCACCCGCGAGCGCGAGGGCCAGGCGGCCGATCCCGCCCTCGACCGCCTGGTCGAGATCGTGCGCTCGCTCGAGCAGGACTACGACCCGATCTGGGGCTCGATCGTGAAGCAGACCATGCGCCGCGTGGATCCCGGCTTCAACGAGGCCCAGTCCGGCTACCGCTCCTTCGGGGAGCTGCTCCAGGCCGCCGAGAGCAAGGGCCTGATCCACCTCGACTACGACCCGAGCCGCGGCAACTACAAGGTGCGCCTGGCGGCGGTCTAG
- the glgB gene encoding 1,4-alpha-glucan branching protein GlgB codes for MPVPSALSDQDLHLFNEGSHLRLHEKLGAHPCVAGGVRGTRFAVWAPNAEAVSVSGDWNGWDRGRDRLRPRGSSGIWEGFVAGVGPGAVYKYHLRSRERGYRVDKADPFAFHHEVPPRTASVVWELDYAWGDKDWMEARAARQALTAPMSIYELHVGSWRRVAAEGWRSLGYRELAGPLAEYASALGFTHVELLPVMEHPFFGSWGYQTTGYFAPSSRYGTPQDLMYLVDVLHQNGLGVILDWVPSHFPTDEHGLGFFDGTHLYEHGDPRQGLHPDWNSFLFNYDRHEVRSFLLSNATYWLETYHADGLRVDAVASMLYLDYSRKPGEWIPNPHGGRENLGAIRFLRRFNEEVYGRHPGVQTFAEESTAWPMVSRPVWLGGLGFGLKWDMGWMHDTLAYFRREPIHRSHHHNELTFRMLYAFSENFVLPLSHDEVVHGKGSLLAKMPGDAWQRFANLRALFAMMWAQPGKKLLFMGGEIGQGSEWNHDGELDWGLLAHAPHQGLQRFVRDLNTTYRAEPALHELDCDAAGFAWIDCNDNEQSTLSWLRRARSGAGTIAVACNLTPVPREGFRLGVPAPGRWHEILNSDAPLYGGSGLGNLGGADAVPRPWHGLPCSISITLPPLAVLWFRHEGTAAR; via the coding sequence ATGCCGGTGCCGTCGGCCCTGAGCGACCAGGACCTCCATCTCTTCAACGAGGGCAGCCACCTGCGGCTGCACGAGAAGCTCGGCGCCCATCCCTGTGTCGCCGGCGGCGTACGCGGGACGCGCTTCGCGGTGTGGGCGCCGAACGCGGAGGCGGTCAGCGTGTCCGGCGACTGGAACGGCTGGGACCGCGGGCGTGACCGCCTCCGCCCGCGCGGCAGCTCCGGCATCTGGGAGGGCTTCGTCGCCGGCGTCGGCCCGGGCGCCGTCTACAAGTACCACCTGCGCTCGCGCGAGCGCGGCTACCGCGTCGACAAGGCGGATCCCTTCGCCTTCCACCACGAGGTGCCGCCGCGCACCGCCTCGGTGGTCTGGGAGCTCGACTACGCGTGGGGCGACAAGGATTGGATGGAGGCGCGTGCCGCACGCCAGGCGCTCACCGCGCCGATGTCGATCTACGAGCTGCACGTCGGCTCCTGGCGGCGGGTGGCGGCGGAGGGCTGGCGCAGCCTCGGCTATCGCGAGCTCGCGGGGCCGCTCGCCGAGTACGCGAGCGCGCTCGGCTTCACGCACGTGGAGCTCCTGCCGGTGATGGAGCACCCCTTCTTCGGCTCCTGGGGCTACCAGACCACCGGCTACTTCGCGCCGTCGAGCCGCTACGGGACGCCGCAGGACCTGATGTACCTGGTCGACGTGCTCCACCAGAACGGCCTCGGCGTGATCCTCGACTGGGTCCCGTCGCACTTCCCGACCGACGAGCACGGCCTCGGCTTCTTCGACGGCACGCACCTCTACGAGCACGGCGACCCGCGCCAGGGCCTCCACCCCGACTGGAACAGCTTCCTCTTCAACTACGACCGCCACGAGGTGCGGAGCTTCCTGCTCTCGAACGCGACCTACTGGCTCGAGACCTATCACGCCGACGGGCTGCGCGTGGACGCGGTGGCCTCGATGCTCTACCTCGACTACTCGCGCAAGCCCGGCGAGTGGATCCCGAATCCACACGGCGGCCGCGAGAACCTGGGCGCGATCCGCTTCCTGCGCCGCTTCAACGAGGAGGTCTACGGCCGCCATCCCGGCGTCCAGACCTTCGCCGAGGAGTCGACCGCCTGGCCGATGGTCTCGCGCCCCGTCTGGCTCGGCGGGCTCGGCTTCGGGCTCAAGTGGGACATGGGCTGGATGCACGACACGCTCGCCTACTTCCGCCGCGAGCCGATCCACCGCAGCCACCACCACAACGAGCTGACCTTCCGGATGCTCTACGCCTTCAGCGAGAACTTCGTGCTGCCGCTCTCCCACGACGAGGTGGTGCACGGCAAGGGCTCCCTGCTCGCCAAGATGCCGGGCGACGCCTGGCAGCGCTTCGCGAACCTGCGGGCGCTCTTCGCCATGATGTGGGCGCAGCCCGGCAAGAAGCTCCTCTTCATGGGCGGCGAGATCGGCCAGGGGTCCGAGTGGAACCACGACGGCGAGCTCGACTGGGGCCTCCTCGCCCACGCCCCGCACCAGGGCCTCCAGCGCTTCGTCCGCGACCTCAACACCACCTATCGCGCGGAGCCGGCGCTGCACGAGCTCGACTGCGACGCCGCGGGCTTCGCCTGGATCGACTGCAACGACAACGAGCAGAGCACGCTCTCGTGGCTGCGCCGCGCCCGCTCCGGAGCCGGCACGATCGCGGTCGCCTGCAACCTCACGCCGGTGCCGCGGGAGGGCTTCCGGCTCGGCGTCCCCGCACCCGGGCGCTGGCACGAGATCCTGAACAGCGACGCGCCGCTCTACGGCGGGAGCGGCCTCGGCAACCTGGGCGGCGCCGACGCGGTGCCCCGGCCCTGGCACGGCCTGCCCTGCTCGATCTCGATCACGCTGCCCCCGCTCGCCGTGCTCTGGTTCCGGCACGAGGGGACGGCCGCGCGTTGA
- a CDS encoding lysylphosphatidylglycerol synthase domain-containing protein → MAALARRSWRSVLPWVVSAALLVYVFGWATDWHKLREALRAADVPAFLLFASLDRLAFFAVWTSLQALALRRFVSEVPTRSVFAVRGGSELIRTVSNPASDAAFFLGLAQLAGGRIDAVISAALVPAFVHFQVMLALMTVALPFVTGGPAGNRGTWTTAAILWGVVFAVAIAVRLSGSRKLRIPGIAGLRGWLERFAFRDLRPFYLGFLGLTLFDVLIQGLASRAFGIPIDWIALAARLPLLYLALAIPTLGNFGTREVAWAALFAEFGSHDQLIAYALGVNAVFLVMNLLLGLLFLPRALQLLAAVRRARHEGAAVPEPLLHDPTDL, encoded by the coding sequence ATGGCCGCCCTCGCGCGCAGGAGCTGGCGATCGGTCCTGCCGTGGGTCGTCTCGGCGGCGCTGCTCGTCTACGTGTTCGGCTGGGCCACCGACTGGCACAAGCTGCGCGAGGCGCTGCGCGCCGCCGACGTGCCGGCGTTCCTGCTCTTCGCGAGCCTCGACCGGCTCGCGTTCTTCGCGGTCTGGACCTCGCTCCAGGCGCTCGCGCTGCGCCGCTTCGTGTCGGAGGTGCCGACCCGCTCCGTCTTCGCCGTGCGGGGCGGCTCGGAGCTGATCCGCACGGTCAGCAACCCGGCCTCCGACGCCGCCTTCTTCCTCGGCCTCGCCCAGCTCGCGGGTGGGCGCATCGACGCCGTCATCAGCGCCGCGCTGGTGCCCGCCTTCGTGCACTTCCAGGTGATGCTCGCGCTGATGACCGTGGCGCTGCCCTTCGTCACGGGCGGGCCGGCCGGCAATCGCGGCACCTGGACCACGGCCGCGATCCTGTGGGGCGTGGTCTTCGCGGTCGCGATCGCCGTGCGCCTGTCGGGCTCGCGCAAGCTCCGGATCCCGGGCATCGCGGGCCTGCGCGGCTGGCTCGAGCGCTTCGCGTTCCGGGACCTGCGCCCGTTCTACCTGGGCTTCCTCGGCCTCACGCTCTTCGACGTCCTGATCCAGGGGCTGGCGTCGCGCGCCTTCGGGATCCCGATCGACTGGATCGCGCTCGCGGCACGCCTGCCGCTGCTCTACCTGGCGCTCGCGATCCCGACCCTCGGCAACTTCGGCACGCGCGAGGTGGCGTGGGCGGCGCTCTTCGCCGAGTTCGGCAGCCACGACCAGTTGATCGCCTACGCGCTCGGCGTGAACGCCGTCTTCCTCGTCATGAACCTGCTGCTCGGGCTGCTCTTCCTGCCCCGCGCGCTGCAGCTCCTCGCCGCCGTGCGCCGGGCCCGACACGAGGGCGCGGCCGTCCCCGAGCCCCTCCTCCACGACCCCACCGACCTCTGA
- a CDS encoding MaoC/PaaZ C-terminal domain-containing protein produces MPLDPKAVGLEGTPTERSWSFRDAILYALGVGCGVEELQFTTEKNQLVLPTYAVIVGMGGIPFDKIGTFNFAMLVHGEQAIEVFGAIPPNGKVRTTGKVASIYDKGKAGLVTFECESKDAETGELRFRNRMTAFIRGAGGFGGDPGPKAEPFAVPARKPDHEVSYQTRPDQALIYRLSGDMNPLHSDPELAKSVGFPKPILHGLCTYGFTGRALLEALCKNDPARFRSMEGRFSKPVFPGEAVTVRIWVDGQSAVFQTVNPSGDVVLDQGRFGFAG; encoded by the coding sequence ATGCCCCTCGATCCCAAGGCCGTCGGCCTGGAAGGCACCCCCACCGAGCGCTCCTGGAGCTTCCGGGACGCCATCCTCTACGCCCTCGGCGTCGGCTGTGGGGTCGAGGAGCTCCAGTTCACGACCGAGAAGAACCAGCTCGTGCTCCCCACCTACGCGGTGATCGTCGGGATGGGCGGGATCCCCTTCGACAAGATCGGCACCTTCAACTTCGCGATGCTGGTGCACGGCGAGCAGGCCATCGAGGTGTTCGGCGCGATCCCGCCGAACGGCAAGGTGCGCACCACCGGCAAGGTCGCCTCGATCTACGACAAGGGGAAGGCGGGGCTCGTCACCTTCGAGTGCGAGTCGAAGGACGCCGAGACCGGCGAGCTGCGCTTTCGCAACCGCATGACGGCCTTCATCCGTGGCGCCGGCGGCTTCGGCGGCGACCCCGGCCCGAAGGCGGAGCCCTTCGCGGTGCCGGCGCGCAAGCCGGACCACGAGGTCAGCTACCAGACCCGGCCGGACCAGGCCCTGATCTACCGGCTCTCGGGCGACATGAACCCGCTGCACTCGGATCCGGAGCTCGCGAAGTCGGTGGGCTTCCCGAAGCCGATCCTGCACGGGCTGTGCACCTACGGCTTCACGGGCCGGGCGCTGCTCGAGGCGCTGTGCAAGAACGACCCGGCGCGCTTCCGCTCGATGGAGGGGCGCTTCTCGAAGCCGGTCTTCCCCGGCGAGGCGGTGACGGTGCGGATCTGGGTCGACGGCCAGAGCGCGGTCTTCCAGACCGTGAACCCCTCCGGCGACGTCGTCCTCGACCAGGGCCGCTTCGGCTTCGCAGGCTAG